From Chlamydiifrater volucris, one genomic window encodes:
- the nusG gene encoding transcription termination/antitermination protein NusG has protein sequence MFKWYVVQVFTAQEKKVKKALEDFKESSGMSEFIEDIVLPIENVMEVKKGEHRVVEKLIWPGYLLIKMHLTDESWLYIKGTNGVIEFLGGTTPVALSEEEVGNILNDLEEKKSGVVQKHKFEVGSRVKINDGVFVNFVGVVSEVFEDKGRLSVMVSIFGRETRVDDLEFWQVEEVAPGQEIE, from the coding sequence ATGTTTAAGTGGTACGTCGTACAAGTTTTCACGGCTCAAGAAAAGAAAGTTAAGAAAGCTTTAGAAGACTTCAAGGAATCTTCGGGGATGTCTGAGTTCATCGAGGATATTGTCTTGCCTATAGAAAACGTTATGGAAGTAAAGAAAGGCGAGCACAGAGTGGTCGAGAAGTTGATTTGGCCAGGGTATCTTTTGATAAAGATGCATTTAACGGATGAATCTTGGTTGTATATTAAAGGTACTAACGGGGTGATAGAGTTTCTTGGCGGAACCACGCCTGTAGCTCTTTCCGAAGAAGAGGTAGGAAATATTTTAAACGATCTTGAAGAGAAGAAGTCTGGAGTTGTCCAGAAGCACAAGTTTGAGGTCGGGTCTAGGGTTAAAATCAATGATGGGGTTTTTGTGAACTTCGTTGGGGTTGTTTCAGAGGTTTTTGAGGATAAAGGCCGGCTTAGTGTGATGGTTTCCATCTTTGGTCGAGAAACTCGGGTTGATGATTTGGAATTTTGGCAAGTTGAAGAGGTTGCTCCTGGACAGGAAATTGAGTAA
- the rplK gene encoding 50S ribosomal protein L11 has translation MSNKKIVKLVKLQIPAGKANPAPPIGPALGAAGVNIMGFCKEFNAATQDRAGDILPVVITVYADKSFTFITKQPPVSSLIKKVLGLESGSRIPNRNKVGKITQEQMKAIAEQKMKDMDVVKLESAIKMVAGTARSMGIDVVEG, from the coding sequence ATGTCCAATAAAAAAATAGTTAAGCTTGTTAAGTTGCAGATTCCTGCGGGGAAGGCAAACCCTGCTCCTCCTATAGGTCCCGCTTTAGGGGCTGCTGGGGTTAATATTATGGGGTTCTGTAAGGAGTTTAATGCTGCCACTCAGGATCGAGCTGGGGATATTTTGCCTGTAGTTATCACTGTTTATGCAGATAAAAGTTTTACTTTCATAACGAAACAGCCTCCGGTGTCTTCGTTAATTAAGAAGGTGTTGGGGCTGGAATCCGGTTCTAGGATTCCGAATAGAAACAAAGTTGGAAAGATCACCCAAGAGCAAATGAAAGCTATCGCTGAGCAGAAAATGAAGGATATGGATGTCGTGAAGCTTGAGTCTGCAATCAAGATGGTTGCGGGTACGGCCCGGAGCATGGGGATAGATGTGGTAGAAGGTTAG
- the rplA gene encoding 50S ribosomal protein L1: protein MKCGKRMKSIAKSFDSSRSYSLLEAIEILKSCPSVKFDQTVDLSMKLGVDTKKSDQQVRGSVLLPSGTGKKLAVLVFAAGDKAREALEAGADYVGSDELVEKVKSGWTDFDVAVATPDMMREVGKLGKVLGPRNLMPTPKAGTVTTDVVKAIQELRKGRVEFKADRSGVCNLGVGKLSFETQSLRDNIEACVHAVLRAKPATAKGQYLVSLVVSSTMGPGVMVDVRELAVA from the coding sequence ATGAAGTGTGGAAAAAGAATGAAAAGCATAGCAAAGAGTTTTGACTCGAGTCGTTCGTACTCTTTGTTGGAGGCTATAGAAATTTTAAAATCTTGCCCTTCAGTCAAGTTTGATCAGACTGTTGATCTCTCTATGAAGCTGGGGGTGGATACCAAAAAGAGTGATCAGCAGGTTCGTGGGTCGGTGTTGCTTCCTAGTGGGACGGGGAAGAAGCTCGCTGTTTTGGTTTTTGCTGCTGGAGATAAGGCTAGAGAGGCTCTAGAGGCTGGGGCTGATTATGTGGGTAGTGATGAGTTAGTTGAAAAGGTTAAGAGTGGATGGACTGATTTTGATGTAGCGGTTGCCACTCCTGATATGATGAGAGAGGTTGGTAAATTAGGAAAGGTTTTGGGGCCAAGGAATTTGATGCCTACTCCTAAAGCTGGGACTGTCACGACTGATGTTGTTAAAGCTATTCAAGAGCTTAGGAAGGGGAGGGTTGAGTTTAAGGCTGACCGATCTGGGGTTTGTAATTTAGGTGTCGGGAAGTTGTCTTTTGAGACTCAATCGTTGAGGGATAATATAGAGGCCTGTGTTCACGCTGTGTTAAGGGCTAAGCCTGCTACGGCCAAAGGGCAGTATCTCGTTTCTCTTGTGGTTTCGTCTACGATGGGGCCTGGAGTTATGGTTGATGTTCGTGAGCTTGCGGTAGCATAG
- the rplJ gene encoding 50S ribosomal protein L10, with translation MKEEKNLLLLEVEEKIAESRGFILMGYSGMDAAKTRSFRNSLAGISAEFEVVKKRIFFKALASAGLDIPVESSKGHLGVVFAYEDMLSAAKEVLNFTKKNENALVFLGGRIDDACLSGREVESVAKLPSLQELRGQFVGLLSAPLSGVVGVMNSVLSGVVSCVEQKAGKSS, from the coding sequence ATGAAAGAAGAGAAGAATTTGCTTTTACTCGAAGTTGAAGAGAAGATAGCGGAGTCTCGGGGATTTATTCTGATGGGCTATTCTGGAATGGATGCGGCTAAGACCAGAAGTTTTAGAAACTCTTTGGCGGGGATCTCTGCTGAATTTGAGGTTGTGAAAAAGAGGATATTCTTTAAGGCCTTAGCTTCGGCTGGGTTAGATATTCCTGTAGAATCTTCAAAGGGTCATTTGGGTGTTGTTTTTGCTTATGAAGATATGCTTTCTGCTGCAAAAGAAGTATTAAATTTTACTAAGAAGAATGAAAATGCTTTAGTCTTTCTTGGTGGAAGGATAGATGATGCTTGTTTGAGCGGTAGAGAAGTTGAGAGTGTTGCAAAGTTGCCTTCATTGCAAGAATTGCGCGGACAGTTTGTTGGTTTATTATCAGCTCCGCTCTCAGGTGTTGTTGGAGTTATGAACTCAGTGCTTTCCGGAGTTGTTTCTTGTGTGGAGCAAAAAGCTGGGAAGAGTTCTTAG
- the rplL gene encoding 50S ribosomal protein L7/L12 has product MTAECLDELVEKLSGLTVLQLSDLKKRLEEKWDVTASAPMMAMPVAGAATGDAGAAAEASEFMVIIEEVPADKKIGVLKTVRELTGLALKEAKEMTEGLPKTVKEKASKADAEDMVKKLQEAGAKAVAKGM; this is encoded by the coding sequence GTGACTGCGGAATGTTTGGATGAATTAGTAGAAAAATTGAGCGGTTTAACCGTTTTGCAACTTTCTGATCTGAAGAAAAGATTGGAAGAAAAGTGGGATGTTACTGCTTCTGCTCCTATGATGGCTATGCCTGTTGCTGGTGCTGCTACTGGTGATGCTGGTGCTGCTGCTGAGGCTTCAGAGTTTATGGTAATCATTGAAGAAGTTCCTGCAGATAAAAAAATTGGAGTTCTCAAAACTGTTCGAGAATTGACTGGATTGGCTCTCAAAGAAGCTAAAGAAATGACTGAGGGGTTGCCCAAAACTGTTAAGGAGAAAGCTTCTAAAGCTGATGCTGAGGATATGGTTAAGAAGTTACAAGAGGCTGGAGCGAAAGCCGTTGCCAAAGGCATGTAG
- the rpoB gene encoding DNA-directed RNA polymerase subunit beta, translated as MLRCPERVSFIKKEDILDLPNLIEIQIKSYNQFLQIGKLAEERENIGLEEVFREIFPIKSYNETTVLEYLSYNLGVPKYSPEECIRRGITYNVTLKVRFRLTDETGIKEEEVYMGTIPVMTDKGTFVINGAERVVVSQVHRSPGINFEQEKRSKGSVLFSFRIIPYRGSWLEAIFDVNDLIYIYIDRKKRRRKILAMTFIRALGYSSDADIIEEFFKVDTFSLKSEKDFSVLVGRILADNVADESSSLVLGKAGEKLTTAMLKRILDAGVDSLKVALDADESHPIIKMLAKDPTDSYEAALKDFYRKVRPGEPATLANARSTIMRLFFDPKRYNLGKVGRYKMNRKLGFETNDEILSQVTLRKEDVIGALKYLIKLKMGDESASVDDIDHLANRRVRSVGELIQNQCRSGLARMEKIVRERMNLFDFSSDTLTPGKIVSAKGLASVLKDFFGRSQLSQFMDQTNPVAELTHKRRLSALGPGGLNRERAGFEVRDVHSTHYGRICPIETPEGPNIGLITSLSAFAKINEFGFIETPYRIVRGGVVTDEIEYMTADIEEECVIAQASARLDEYNMFVDSVCWARCKGEAFEADTATVTHMDVSPKQLVSIVTGLIPFLEHDDANRALMGSNMQRQAVPLLKTEAPVVGTGLEVRAAKDSGAIVLAEEDGVVDYVDGFQIVIAPKYNSTVKKTYKLKKFLRSNSGTCINQTPLVSVGDVVSVGDVIADGPATDKGELALGKNVLVAFMPWYGYNFEDAIIISEKLIKQDTYTSVYIEEFELTARDTKLGKEEITRDIPNVSEEVLANLGEDGIIRIGAEVKPGDILVGKITPKSETELAPEERLLRAIFGEKAADVKDASLTVPPGTEGVVMDVKVFSRKDRLSKTDDELVEEAVHLKDLQKGYKAQLSDLKVEYREKLGALLLNEKAPEAILHRRTAEVILGKGEVFDQEVIERIEKEDLVDLLMPQCELYDVLKSILTDYATDLQKLEVGYKTEIEQIREGDADLDHGVIRQVKVYVASKRKLQVGDKMAGRHGNKGVVSKIVPEADMPYLPNGETIQMILNPLGVPSRMNLGQVLETHLGYVAKTTGIYVKTPVFEGFPEDRIWDMMLEQDLPRDGKSFLYDGKTGERFDNKVVVGYIYMLKLSHLIADKIHARSIGPYSLVTQQPLGGKAQMGGQRFGEMEVWALEAYGVAHVLQEILTVKSDDVAGRTRIYESIVKGENLLRSGTPESFNVLIKEMQGLGLDVRPLVVEA; from the coding sequence ATGTTAAGGTGCCCTGAGAGGGTGAGTTTCATCAAAAAGGAAGACATTTTAGATCTTCCTAATCTTATAGAAATTCAGATTAAGTCATACAATCAGTTTTTACAGATAGGGAAGCTTGCTGAAGAGAGAGAGAATATTGGGCTAGAAGAGGTTTTTAGGGAAATATTTCCTATTAAATCTTATAATGAAACTACTGTATTAGAGTATCTTTCTTACAATTTGGGTGTGCCGAAGTATTCACCTGAGGAATGTATCCGAAGGGGGATTACTTATAATGTGACGCTGAAAGTTCGATTTCGTTTGACAGACGAGACGGGAATTAAAGAAGAGGAAGTCTACATGGGGACCATCCCTGTCATGACTGACAAGGGGACTTTCGTCATCAATGGTGCAGAGAGGGTAGTAGTTTCTCAAGTTCACCGATCTCCTGGCATCAACTTTGAGCAAGAAAAGCGTTCAAAAGGAAGTGTCCTTTTTTCCTTCCGAATCATTCCTTATCGAGGGAGTTGGTTGGAAGCGATCTTTGATGTTAATGATTTAATCTATATCTACATCGATAGAAAGAAGCGTCGAAGAAAAATTCTAGCTATGACCTTTATTAGGGCTTTGGGATACTCTTCCGATGCAGACATTATAGAAGAGTTTTTCAAGGTGGATACCTTCTCCTTAAAAAGTGAGAAGGATTTTTCTGTTTTAGTTGGAAGGATTCTTGCTGATAATGTCGCAGATGAGTCCTCTTCTCTAGTTTTGGGTAAGGCCGGAGAGAAGCTAACCACAGCTATGTTGAAGCGAATATTGGATGCTGGAGTTGATTCATTAAAAGTGGCTCTTGATGCAGATGAATCTCATCCGATCATAAAAATGTTAGCTAAGGATCCTACGGATTCTTATGAGGCTGCATTGAAAGATTTCTATAGAAAAGTTCGTCCTGGGGAGCCTGCTACTTTAGCCAATGCTCGGTCTACAATCATGCGTCTTTTCTTTGACCCGAAGAGATATAATCTTGGTAAGGTTGGTCGATACAAAATGAATCGTAAGCTTGGGTTTGAAACGAACGACGAGATTCTTTCCCAAGTGACTTTGAGAAAGGAAGATGTGATAGGCGCTCTAAAATATCTGATTAAGTTGAAAATGGGAGATGAGAGTGCGTCTGTAGATGATATTGATCATTTGGCTAATAGAAGAGTTCGTTCTGTTGGAGAGTTAATTCAGAATCAGTGTCGTTCAGGATTAGCTAGAATGGAAAAAATCGTTCGAGAGAGAATGAACTTATTTGATTTCTCTTCTGACACCTTGACTCCGGGTAAAATTGTTTCGGCCAAAGGATTGGCTAGCGTCTTAAAAGACTTTTTCGGTAGGTCCCAGTTGTCTCAGTTTATGGACCAAACGAACCCTGTTGCAGAGTTGACTCATAAGAGGAGATTGTCTGCTTTAGGGCCTGGAGGGTTAAATAGGGAAAGGGCTGGATTTGAAGTCAGAGACGTACACTCCACGCACTATGGGAGAATATGCCCAATTGAGACGCCAGAAGGTCCAAATATTGGTTTGATAACTTCTCTATCGGCGTTTGCAAAAATTAATGAGTTTGGTTTCATTGAAACTCCGTACCGAATTGTCAGAGGTGGTGTAGTCACGGACGAGATTGAGTACATGACTGCGGATATAGAGGAAGAATGTGTTATAGCTCAGGCGTCGGCTAGGTTGGATGAGTACAACATGTTTGTTGATAGTGTTTGTTGGGCTCGTTGTAAAGGAGAGGCTTTTGAGGCGGATACAGCTACTGTCACTCATATGGATGTTTCGCCGAAACAGTTGGTTTCAATAGTAACTGGGTTGATCCCTTTCTTGGAACATGATGACGCCAATAGAGCTCTTATGGGTTCGAACATGCAGCGTCAGGCAGTGCCTCTATTGAAAACTGAAGCCCCTGTTGTGGGAACTGGATTGGAAGTTCGTGCTGCGAAAGACTCTGGAGCAATTGTTTTAGCTGAAGAAGATGGAGTTGTTGACTACGTGGATGGCTTCCAAATTGTTATTGCTCCTAAGTACAATTCGACGGTTAAGAAAACTTACAAATTAAAGAAATTTTTAAGATCCAATTCGGGAACGTGTATTAATCAGACGCCTTTAGTTTCCGTTGGAGATGTTGTTTCTGTGGGAGATGTAATCGCGGATGGTCCTGCTACGGATAAGGGAGAGTTAGCTTTAGGGAAGAATGTTCTGGTTGCCTTCATGCCTTGGTATGGGTACAACTTCGAGGATGCTATTATCATTTCAGAGAAGCTTATCAAACAGGATACTTATACTTCTGTGTACATTGAGGAGTTCGAGCTAACTGCTAGGGATACCAAATTAGGTAAAGAAGAGATTACTCGAGACATTCCGAATGTTTCCGAAGAGGTTTTAGCGAATCTGGGAGAAGATGGTATCATCCGCATCGGAGCTGAAGTGAAGCCAGGGGATATTCTGGTGGGAAAAATTACTCCGAAGTCAGAAACGGAATTAGCTCCAGAAGAGCGTTTGCTAAGAGCAATTTTTGGAGAAAAGGCTGCGGATGTTAAGGATGCTTCTTTGACGGTACCTCCTGGTACAGAGGGTGTTGTCATGGATGTAAAAGTCTTCAGTCGGAAGGATCGTTTGTCGAAAACTGACGATGAGTTAGTAGAAGAAGCGGTTCACTTGAAAGATTTGCAAAAAGGGTACAAAGCTCAACTTTCGGATCTTAAGGTTGAATACAGAGAAAAACTTGGTGCTTTGCTATTAAACGAGAAGGCTCCAGAAGCCATCCTGCATAGGAGAACTGCTGAAGTTATCCTAGGTAAGGGTGAGGTATTTGATCAAGAGGTCATAGAGAGAATAGAGAAGGAAGACTTAGTTGATCTCCTGATGCCTCAGTGCGAGTTGTACGATGTTCTGAAGAGCATACTAACGGATTATGCTACTGACTTACAAAAGTTAGAAGTTGGTTACAAAACAGAAATTGAGCAGATTCGAGAAGGGGATGCAGATCTTGATCACGGGGTGATTCGCCAAGTGAAAGTCTATGTAGCTTCCAAAAGGAAGTTGCAAGTGGGTGATAAAATGGCTGGTCGCCACGGAAATAAGGGAGTGGTTTCTAAAATTGTTCCAGAAGCAGATATGCCCTATTTACCTAACGGGGAAACAATTCAGATGATATTGAATCCTCTCGGAGTGCCTTCCAGGATGAACTTGGGACAAGTGTTAGAGACTCATCTTGGGTATGTAGCAAAGACGACGGGTATTTATGTAAAGACCCCTGTATTTGAAGGATTCCCGGAGGATCGTATTTGGGATATGATGCTAGAGCAGGATTTGCCTAGAGATGGTAAGTCTTTCTTGTATGATGGCAAGACTGGAGAACGTTTCGACAATAAGGTTGTAGTGGGTTATATTTACATGTTGAAACTCAGTCATTTGATTGCAGATAAGATTCATGCCAGGTCTATAGGCCCATATTCTTTAGTGACCCAGCAGCCTTTAGGAGGTAAAGCTCAAATGGGGGGACAAAGATTTGGAGAAATGGAAGTCTGGGCGTTGGAAGCGTACGGAGTAGCGCATGTTCTTCAAGAGATTTTAACTGTCAAATCGGATGATGTGGCAGGAAGGACGAGGATTTACGAATCCATAGTTAAAGGGGAGAATCTCTTGCGTTCAGGAACTCCTGAATCCTTCAACGTATTAATTAAGGAAATGCAAGGTCTAGGACTTGATGTCAGACCTTTGGTTGTAGAAGCGTAA
- the rpoC gene encoding DNA-directed RNA polymerase subunit beta', whose amino-acid sequence MFGENSRDISALAMKEGLFDKLEIGIASDSIIRDKWSCGEIKKPETINYRTFKPEKGGLFCEKIFGPTKDWECCCGKYKKIKHKGIVCDRCGVEVTLSKVRRERMAHIELAVPVVHIWFFKTTPSRIGNVLGMTASDLERVIYYEEHVVIDPGKTDLVKKQLLNDSQYREVVEKWGKDSFVAKMGGEAVYDLLKSEDLQTLLVDLKDKLRKTKSQQARMKLAKRLKIVEGFVSSSNRPEWMVLKNVPVVPPDLRPLVPLDGGRFATSDLNDLYRRVINRNNRLKAILRLKTPEVIVRNEKRMLQEAVDALFDNGRHGHPVMGAGNRPLKSLSEMLKGKNGRFRQNLLGKRVDYSGRSVIIVGPELKFNQCGLPKEMALELFEPFIIKRLKDLGYVYTIRSAKKMIQRGAPEVWDVLEEIIKGHPVLLNRAPTLHRLGIQAFEPVLIEGKAIRVHPLVCAAFNADFDGDQMAVHVPLSVEAQLEAKVLMMAPDNIFLPSSGKPVAIPSKDMTLGLYYLMADPTFFPEKTKVFSGEKEVLVALNNGGFIDEELPGRRDETGRGLHIHEVIKVRIDGQIIETTPGRVLFNQIVPRELGFQNYSMPSKRISELILECYKKVGLEATVKFLDDLKDLGFVQATKAAISMGLKDVTIPPMKEEVLKDAYEKVAVVKKQYEDGIITDGERHSKTISIWTEVSDILSDALYIEISKQQNSKHNPLFLMIDSGARGNKSQLKQLGALRGLMAKPNGAIIESPITSNFREGLTVLEYSISSHGARKGLADTALKTADSGYLTRRLVDVAQDVIITEPDCGTLNCIETSAIRQGTEELLSLRDRIYGRTVAEDICRPGDKSQLLAKAGDVITSVQAEAIDDSGIESVKIFSTLTCESRRGVCAKCYGLNLANGRLIGMGEAVGIIAAQSIGEPGTQLTMRTFHLGGIAATSSTPEIVSDHDGVLVYMNLRVVEGQDGNNLVLNKKGALHIVRNDGRSLEEYKKLLSTKSIESLETIPVELGVKLLARDGEEISKGQKIAEVELHNIPIICDKPGFVKYEDLVEGVSTEKVVNKNTGLVELIVKQHRGELHPQIVIYNDPALTELIGTYAIPSGAIISVEEGQRVAPGMLLARLPRGAIKTKDITGGLPRVAELVEARKPEDAADIAKIDGVVDFKGVQKNKRIVVVRDEVTGMEEEHLIPLTKHLIVQRGDSVLKGQQLTDGLVVPHEILEICGVRELQRYLVNEVQEVYRLQGVDINDKHIEIIVRQMLQKVRITDPGDTTLLFGEDVDKKEFYEENRKTEEDGGKPAQAVPVLLGITKASLGTESFISAASFQDTTRVLTEAACSSKTDYLLGFKENVIMGHMIPGGTGFETHCRVKQYLEKEQEELVFDFSDE is encoded by the coding sequence ATGTTCGGAGAAAATTCTCGAGACATTTCTGCCCTGGCTATGAAGGAAGGGCTTTTTGATAAATTAGAAATAGGTATTGCCTCTGACTCTATCATTCGTGACAAGTGGTCTTGTGGAGAAATCAAGAAACCAGAGACGATTAACTACAGAACCTTTAAACCTGAAAAGGGTGGGCTCTTTTGTGAGAAAATTTTTGGTCCAACCAAGGATTGGGAGTGTTGTTGTGGTAAGTACAAGAAGATTAAGCACAAGGGTATAGTTTGCGATCGTTGTGGGGTGGAAGTTACGCTTTCAAAAGTTCGTAGGGAGCGCATGGCTCATATAGAGTTAGCCGTCCCCGTTGTTCACATTTGGTTCTTTAAGACAACTCCCTCCAGAATTGGAAATGTCCTGGGTATGACGGCTTCTGATTTAGAAAGAGTGATCTACTATGAAGAGCATGTTGTAATAGATCCAGGGAAGACGGATTTAGTAAAAAAACAGTTGCTTAATGACAGTCAATACCGGGAAGTGGTTGAGAAGTGGGGAAAAGACTCCTTTGTGGCTAAAATGGGGGGAGAGGCTGTTTACGACTTGCTAAAGAGTGAAGACCTGCAAACACTCCTTGTGGACCTAAAGGATAAGCTACGAAAGACTAAGTCTCAGCAGGCAAGAATGAAATTAGCTAAGCGTTTGAAGATAGTAGAAGGATTTGTTTCTTCTTCTAACCGACCTGAATGGATGGTTCTGAAGAATGTTCCTGTGGTGCCGCCAGATCTTCGTCCTTTAGTTCCTCTTGATGGCGGGAGGTTTGCTACCTCTGACCTCAATGATCTTTATCGTCGTGTGATTAATAGGAATAATCGCTTAAAGGCGATTCTAAGGCTTAAAACTCCAGAAGTGATAGTTCGTAACGAAAAAAGAATGCTTCAGGAAGCTGTTGATGCCCTATTTGACAATGGCCGTCACGGGCATCCAGTGATGGGAGCTGGGAATAGGCCTCTGAAGTCTCTTTCAGAAATGTTAAAAGGAAAGAACGGTCGTTTTCGTCAGAATCTTTTAGGGAAACGCGTTGATTACTCCGGTCGATCCGTGATTATTGTTGGGCCTGAACTGAAGTTTAATCAGTGTGGCCTTCCGAAAGAAATGGCTTTAGAGCTATTTGAGCCTTTTATTATCAAGAGATTGAAGGATCTTGGGTATGTTTATACTATTCGTTCTGCGAAGAAAATGATTCAAAGAGGAGCGCCTGAGGTTTGGGATGTTTTAGAGGAAATAATTAAGGGACATCCAGTGTTATTGAACCGGGCCCCTACTTTGCATAGGTTGGGTATTCAAGCCTTCGAGCCAGTTTTGATTGAGGGTAAAGCTATCAGAGTGCATCCGCTAGTTTGTGCGGCTTTTAACGCGGACTTCGATGGAGACCAAATGGCGGTGCACGTGCCCTTGTCTGTTGAGGCCCAGTTAGAAGCAAAGGTGCTAATGATGGCTCCAGATAATATTTTCTTGCCATCTTCAGGAAAGCCTGTTGCAATCCCCTCTAAGGATATGACGTTAGGCCTGTACTATCTAATGGCAGATCCTACGTTTTTCCCAGAAAAGACTAAAGTGTTTAGTGGAGAAAAAGAGGTTTTGGTAGCTCTGAATAATGGGGGCTTCATAGATGAAGAGCTTCCAGGAAGAAGAGACGAAACGGGGCGCGGACTTCACATCCATGAGGTAATTAAAGTAAGGATTGATGGCCAGATTATAGAAACTACGCCAGGTAGAGTGTTGTTCAATCAGATAGTCCCCAGAGAACTAGGGTTTCAGAATTACAGCATGCCCAGCAAAAGAATTAGTGAGCTGATTTTGGAGTGTTACAAGAAGGTTGGGCTAGAGGCTACAGTTAAGTTTCTTGATGATTTAAAAGATTTAGGGTTTGTTCAGGCTACAAAAGCTGCTATTTCGATGGGGCTGAAGGATGTCACAATTCCTCCTATGAAAGAAGAGGTTTTAAAGGATGCTTACGAAAAAGTGGCTGTTGTTAAGAAACAATATGAGGATGGGATTATCACGGATGGTGAAAGACATTCTAAAACCATTAGTATTTGGACTGAGGTTTCGGATATTCTTTCTGATGCATTGTATATTGAGATTAGTAAGCAACAAAATAGCAAACACAACCCGTTGTTCTTGATGATAGATTCTGGTGCTAGGGGAAATAAGTCGCAGTTGAAACAATTAGGTGCCCTTAGAGGATTAATGGCGAAGCCTAATGGAGCGATTATTGAGTCTCCTATTACCTCCAACTTCCGAGAAGGATTGACAGTATTAGAGTATTCCATTTCTTCTCACGGAGCTCGCAAAGGATTAGCAGATACCGCTCTCAAGACTGCAGATTCTGGATATTTAACGAGAAGATTGGTTGACGTAGCTCAAGACGTTATCATTACGGAACCCGATTGCGGAACCTTAAATTGTATTGAGACTTCTGCCATTCGTCAAGGAACAGAGGAGCTGTTGTCTCTTAGGGATCGTATTTATGGCAGAACTGTTGCTGAGGATATTTGTCGTCCAGGGGATAAGAGTCAGTTGTTGGCGAAAGCGGGTGACGTAATTACTTCCGTACAAGCGGAAGCTATTGATGATTCTGGTATAGAGTCTGTCAAGATTTTCTCTACTTTAACTTGTGAGAGTCGAAGAGGGGTTTGTGCTAAGTGTTACGGACTGAATTTAGCCAATGGTCGGCTCATTGGCATGGGTGAAGCTGTGGGGATTATTGCAGCGCAATCCATTGGGGAGCCTGGAACTCAGCTGACCATGAGAACTTTCCACTTGGGGGGTATCGCGGCAACTTCCTCTACTCCTGAAATTGTTTCTGATCATGACGGTGTCTTGGTTTACATGAACTTAAGGGTAGTGGAAGGGCAAGATGGGAATAACCTTGTGCTAAACAAGAAAGGTGCTTTGCACATTGTCAGAAATGATGGCAGAAGTTTAGAAGAATACAAAAAACTTTTGAGCACTAAGTCCATAGAAAGTTTGGAAACGATTCCTGTGGAGCTAGGAGTCAAGTTGTTGGCTCGTGACGGGGAAGAGATTTCTAAAGGGCAAAAGATTGCTGAAGTAGAACTTCATAATATACCTATCATCTGTGATAAGCCTGGATTTGTGAAGTACGAAGATTTGGTAGAGGGTGTTTCTACTGAAAAGGTTGTGAATAAGAATACAGGTTTGGTGGAATTAATTGTTAAGCAGCACCGAGGAGAATTACACCCTCAAATTGTTATTTACAATGATCCTGCTTTGACAGAGTTGATAGGCACTTATGCCATTCCTTCCGGGGCTATTATATCCGTGGAAGAAGGTCAGCGAGTGGCCCCGGGAATGCTTTTAGCTAGGTTGCCTAGGGGAGCGATCAAGACTAAAGATATTACAGGAGGTTTGCCTAGGGTTGCTGAGTTAGTGGAAGCCAGAAAACCAGAAGATGCTGCTGATATAGCTAAAATTGACGGAGTTGTAGACTTCAAGGGCGTGCAAAAGAATAAGCGTATTGTTGTGGTCAGAGATGAAGTCACGGGAATGGAAGAGGAACATCTTATTCCTCTAACCAAGCATTTGATCGTTCAGCGAGGGGATAGTGTTCTGAAAGGCCAGCAACTTACTGATGGGTTAGTTGTTCCTCATGAGATTTTGGAAATTTGTGGGGTTCGTGAGCTGCAGCGTTATCTTGTCAATGAAGTTCAGGAAGTTTATCGACTGCAAGGTGTGGATATCAATGACAAGCATATCGAAATTATTGTTAGACAGATGTTGCAGAAGGTTCGTATCACGGATCCAGGCGACACGACGCTTTTGTTCGGGGAAGATGTAGATAAGAAAGAGTTTTATGAGGAGAACAGGAAAACAGAAGAAGATGGGGGTAAGCCAGCCCAAGCTGTTCCAGTTCTCTTAGGTATTACAAAAGCATCTTTGGGAACAGAGTCCTTTATTTCGGCAGCATCCTTCCAGGATACTACTCGGGTTCTTACTGAGGCTGCATGTAGTAGCAAGACAGACTATCTGCTCGGTTTCAAGGAGAATGTGATTATGGGGCATATGATTCCTGGCGGAACAGGGTTCGAAACACACTGTCGAGTCAAGCAGTACCTGGAAAAGGAACAGGAAGAATTGGTATTTGATTTTTCTGACGAGTAG